In Carya illinoinensis cultivar Pawnee chromosome 7, C.illinoinensisPawnee_v1, whole genome shotgun sequence, the following are encoded in one genomic region:
- the LOC122316301 gene encoding uncharacterized protein LOC122316301, with translation MGIGIVIRDSTSDIQVVLAAQRSFVTSAFLAECYALLRAINLCIDMGFENVEFEGDAKAVVDAVNAMGSNFSCSGQIIEDIRQVKLLHSRWKFSFIRRERNRASHHTAQLALPLDIETVWMEEGLVVVLPYISCDKSCVL, from the coding sequence ATGGGGATAGGTATTGTTATTCGAGATTCAACAAGTGATATTCAGGTGGTGTTAGCTGCTCAAAGAAGTTTTGTAACCTCTGCCTTCTTAGCTGAGTGTTATGCTCTCTTAAGAGCAATTaatttatgcattgatatgggtTTTGAGAATGTTGAGTTTGAAGGTGATGCTAAGGCAGTTGTTGATGCAGTAAATGCCATGGGTTCAAATTTTTCATGTTCAGGCCAGATTATTGAAGACATCAGGCAAGTTAAGTTATTGCACTCAAGATGGAAGTTCTCTTTTATTAGAAGAGAAAGAAATCGAGCATCTCATCATACTGCACAATTAGCACTTCCTTTAGATATAGAAACTGTTTGGATGGAGGAAGGACTTGTTGTGGTTCTACCTTATATTTCTTGTGACAAATCATGTGTTCTTTGA
- the LOC122316678 gene encoding glutathione S-transferase-like, with amino-acid sequence MAAIKVHGSPFSTATARVLATLYEKEVEFEFVPVDMRAGDHKNESFLSFNPFGQVPGFEHGDLKLFESRAITKYVANEYAEKGTELVFGDSKKKAIIGVWMEVEAHQFDPVATKLTWELAAKPAFSMGATDKAVVEENEAKLAKLLDVYECRLAESKYLGCESFTLVDLHHLPGIHYLMGTEIKKLFDSRPHVSAWIADITSRPAWSKVLAMQKQK; translated from the exons ATGGCGGCCATCAAAGTACATGGATCCCCTTTCTCAACAGCTACTGCTCGAGTTCTGGCTACCCTCTATGAGAAAGAGGTTGAATTTGAGTTCGTTCCCGTAGACATGAGAGCTGGTGATCATAAAAATGAGTCCTTCTTGTCCTTCAAT CCGTTCGGTCAAGTTCCAGGCTTTGAACATGGAGATCTAAAGCTCTTTG AATCAAGGGCAATTACGAAGTACGTTGCCAACGAGTATGCTGAGAAGGGGACCGAACTGGTATTCGGAGACTCTAAGAAGAAAGCAATCATAGGGGTGTGGATGGAGGTGGAGGCCCACCAATTTGACCCGGTAGCTACAAAGCTTACCTGGGAGCTAGCAGCCAAGCCAGCGTTTAGCATGGGCGCTACAGATAAGGCAGTTGTAGAGGAGAACGAAGCTAAGCTGGCTAAACTCCTTGATGTCTATGAGTGTCGACTGGCTGAGTCAAAGTACCTGGGATGTGAAAGCTTCACCTTGGTAGATCTGCACCACCTGCCCGGTATACATTACTTGATGGGCACTGAGATTAAGAAGCTCTTTGATTCCCGCCCCCATGTCAGTGCGTGGATAGCCGATATCACATCTAGGCCAGCTTGGTCGAAGGTCCTCGCCATGCAAAAGCAAAAGTAA